The Coturnix japonica isolate 7356 unplaced genomic scaffold, Coturnix japonica 2.1 chrUnrandom607, whole genome shotgun sequence genome segment NNNNNNNNNNNNNNNNNNNNNNNNNNNNNNNNNNNNNNNNNNNNNNNNNNNNNNNNNNNNNNNNNNNNNNNNNNNNNNNNNNNNNNNNNNNNNNNNNNNNNNNNNNNNNNNNNNNNNNNNNNNNNNNNNNNNNNNNNNNNNNNNNNNNNNNNNNNNNNNNNNNNNNNNNNNNNNNNNNNNNNNNNNNNNNNNNNNNNNNNNNNNNNNNNNNNNNNNNNNNNNNNNNNNNNNNNNNNNNNNNNNNNNNNNNNNNNNNNNNNNNNNNNNNNNNNNNNNNNNNNNNNNNNNNNNNNNNNNNNNNNNNNNNNNNNNNNNNNNNNNNNNNNNNNNNNNNNNNNNNNNNNNNNNNNNNNNNNNNNNNNNNNNNNNNNNNNNNNNNNNNNNNNNNNNNNNNNNNNNNNNNNNNNNNNNNNNNNNNNNNNNNNNNNNNNNNNNNNNNNNNNNNNNNNNNNNNNNNNNNNNNNNNNNNNNNNNNNNNNNNNNNNNNNNNNNNNNNNNNNNNNNNNNNNNNNNNNNNNNNNNNNNNNNNNNNNNNNNNNNNNNNNNNNNNNNNNNNNNNNNNNNNNNNNNNNNNNNNNNNNNNNNNNNNNNNNNNNNNNNNNNNNNNNNNNNNNNNNNNNNNNNNNNNNNNNNNNNNNNNNNNNNNNNNNNNNNNNNNNNNNNNNNNNNNNNNNNNNNNNNNNNNNNNNNNNNNNNNNNNNNNNNNNNNNNNNNNNNNNNNNNNNNNNNNNNNNNNNNNNNNNNNNNNNNNNNNNNNNNNNNNNNNNNNNNNNNNNNNNNNNNNNNNNNNNNNNNNNNNNNNNNNNNNNNNNNNNNNNNNNNNNNNNNNNNNNNNNNNNNNNNNNNNNNNNNNNNNNNNNNNNNNNNNNNNNNNNNNNNNNNNNNNNNNNNNNNNNNNNNNNNNNNNNNNNNNNNNNNNNNNNNNNNNNNNNNNNNNNNNNNNNNNNNNNNNNNNNNNNNNNNNNNNNNNNNNNNNNNNNNNNNNNNNNNNNNNNNNNNNNNNNNNNNNNNNNNNNNNNNNNNNNNNNNNNNNNNNNNNNNNNNNNNNNNNNNNNNNNNNNNNNNNNNNNNNNNNNNNNNNNNNNNNNNNNNNNNNNNNNNNNNNNNNNNNNNNNNNNNNNNNNNNNNNNNNNNNNNNNNNNNNNNNNNNNNNNNNNNNNNNNNNNNNNNNNNNNNNNNNNNNNNNNNNNNNNNNNNNNNNNNNNNNNNNNNNNNNNNNNNNNNNNNNNNNNNNNNNNNNNNNNNNNNNNNNNNNNNNNNNNNNNNNNNNNNNNNNNNNNNNNNNNNNNNNTCTTACctcaatcccaaccccaatcccaaccccaatcccacccAATCTTACCTcaatcccaaccctaatcctaatcccaaccctaatcccaatccaaccctaatcccatcccaaccctaatcccatcccaaccctaatcccaatccaaccctaatcccaatcccaaccccaatcccacccAGTCTTACCTcaatcccaaccctaatcccaaccccaatcccaaccccaatcccacccACTCTTACCTcaatcccaaccctaatcccaaccccaatcccacccAATCTTACCTcaatcccaaccctaatcccaatcTCACCCCAACCCCActcccccccatgtccccccagGCACGCTGCTGGATTACCTGAAGATCTACGACGATCCCATAAACAGCCCCGACAGAATGAagaggtgggatggggctggggggcactatggggtcgctatgggggcatttggggtcatttaggggcatttggggtcatttaggcTCGTTTGGGGAcatttagggtcatttgggGACACTgtggggtcatttggggtcatttaggggcatttggggtcatttgggaTCACTATGGGGTCATTTGGGATCActatggggtcatttggggACACTgtggggtcatttggggtcatttgagatcatttggggtcatttggggaCACTgtggggtcatttggggtcatttgagATCATTTGGGgacatttggggtcatttagggaCATTTAGGGGCATTTGGGGTCACTGTGGGGTCATTTAGGATCActatggggtcatttggggACCCGGTGGGGTCATTTAGGGGCATTCAgggtcatttggggccatttagggaCATTAGGGGTCATTTGGGTTCATtgtggggtccctgtggggtcaTTTGGGTTCATTTGGGGGCATTTGGGGTCActggggtcatttggggtcatttagggtcacTGTGGGGTCATTTAGGGATATTTGGGGTCACTATGGGTTTGGGGGGTCATTTGGGGGCatttggggttttatttggggttattttgggtcatttagggtcatatggggtcacttggggccatttggggtcatttgggatctctatggggtcatttagggaCATTTGGGGGCACTgtggggtcatttggggtcatttagaTTATTTGGGggcatttggggtcatttggggccatttggggtcgtttagggtcatttggggccatttggggtcactgtggggtcatttggggccatttggggtcactgTGGGGTCATTTGGGGATATTTGGGGTCATTTGaggtcatttggggtcatttagggaCATTaggggtcatatagggtcatttGGGGGCACTGTGGGGTCATTTGGGGGCACTGTGGGGTCACTGGGATCATttggggtcactatggggctggggggtcatttggggccatttggggtcatttagggtcatttgggGGCACTGTGGTGTCACTGTGGGGTCATATGGGggcatttggggtcatttggggaCATTTAGGGTTAATATGGGGTCATtgtggggttattatggggttaatatggggtcATtgtggggttattatggggttaatatggggtcattatggggttattatgggattaTTGTCCCCATTGTTCTCAATGTTCCCATtgttcccattgaccccattgtccccattgtccccattgaccccattgtccccattgtcccctgtgtcccccattatcccattgTTCCCCATTGTCCCatgaccccattgtccccaatcgtccccattgtccccattgaccccagcATGTCCCCAAAttatccccattgtccccatgtgtccctatTGACCATTTgacccccattgtccccaatgTTCCCCACTGTCCCCAATGTCCAACATTgtcccattatccccattatcccactgtccccattgacccattgTCCCCAAAATTGACCCCATTTGTACCCCATCTGTCCCCAAATGTCGACACCAATTGCTTCCCCATGACCCCATTCggacccccatgtccccattaCTCCCCATCTCGTCCCATTGTCgcctattgaccccattgaccgCCAgtgtccccaatgtccccactgtccccaatgtccccatgtgttccccattatccccattattCCCCACGttcccccattgaccccattgactcccattgaaCCCCATCTGTCCCGATTGTCCCCATtatcccattgaccccattgtcccattgtcccctGTGTCCCGCAttatccccattgtccccattgtccctatgCCCCACTTCTACCCCATACTGCCCATatgtccccactgtccccaatgtccccattgtccccattatccccattatccccattgaccccattgaccccattgaccccattgaccccattgtccccattgtcccccactgaccccattgaccccattgtccccattgtccccacttgaccccaatgtccccattgaccccattgtccccatttGATCCCCCgattgaccccattgtccccttAGGACTCTCTCAGACCCAGTTGGCCGGCGGCGTTCCTGGCGGGACCCCTCATCTGCAACCCCAAATGTGACCCCAAAAGGGCGCCACGACCCCAATAGGGACTTtaatagggaccccaatatggaccctaatagggaccccaatatggaCCCCAATGGGGCCCCATTGCCTGCAGAGTGGCAGGGCCGGCGCGTGGATTACATCCTATACAGGGAGGGGGACAGCAGGATGAGCACGGTGAGGGGGGATATGGGAAATATGGGTGCGGTGGGATGGGAATTAGgattggggtttggggggggggtctgggtGGGGTTGGCGATTGAACATTGGAATAGATTGGGGTGGAATTGGGGTAGGGgttggggtggggttggggtgggattaggattgggattggggGTGGGGTCGGGGTTGTATTGGGATTGGGGTTaggattggggttggggtgggaaTGGGCTTGAGGTGGGATTAGGATTGAggtgggattggggttggattgggattggggtgggattgggattagggttgggattggggttaggatggggctgggtttgggatGGGATTTGGTTTGGAAttggggtgggattgggattgggattgggattagggttgTGGTTGGATTGGGATTATggtggggttgggattggggttggggttggggtgggattggggttaagattgggattggggtggggttggggtNNNNNNNNNNNNNNNNNNNNNNNNNNNNNNNNNNNNNNNNNNNNNNNNNNNNNNNNNNNNNNNNNNNNNNNNNNNNNNNNNNNNNNNNNNNNNNNNNNNNNNNNNNNNNNNNNNNNNNNNNNNNNNNNNNNNNNNNNNNNNNNNNNNNNNNNNNNNNNNNNNNNNNNNNNNNNNNNNNNNNNNNNNNNNNNNNNNNNNNNNNNNNNNNNNNNNNNNNNNNNNNNNNNNNNNNNNNNNNNNNNNNNNNNNNNNNNNNNNNNNNNNNNNNNNNNNNNNNNNNNNNNNNNNNNNNNNNNNNNNNNNNNNNNNNNNNNNNNNNNNNNNNNNNNNNNNNNNNNNNNNNNNNNNNNNNNNNNNNNNNNNNNNNNNNNNNNNNNNNNNNNNNNNNNNNNNNNNNNNNNNNNNNNNNNNNNNNNNNNNNNNNNNNNNNNNNNNNNNNNNNNNNNNNNNNNNNNNNNNNNNNNNNNNNNNNNNNNNNNNNNNNNNNNNNNNNNNNNNNNNNNNNNNNNNNNNNNNNNNNNNNNNNNNNNNNNNNNNNNNNNNNNNNNNNNNNNNNNNNNNNNNNNNNNNNNNNNNNNTTGTGGGTGGGATTGGGGTCATGGTGGGATTAGGACTGgagttggggttgggatggggttgtaaatgggtttggggttgaggttggggtgggattgggattgggattggggtt includes the following:
- the LOC107307454 gene encoding sphingomyelin phosphodiesterase 3-like yields the protein MREFRAGLEQEHDVVGFDVICGDLNMHHGCEGPAPPEQQELFQHYIDPCRVGQQRDAPWAMGTLLDYLKIYDDPINSPDRMKRTLSDPVGRRRSWRDPSSATPNVTPKGRHDPNRDFNRDPNMDPNRDPNMDPNGAPLPAEWQGRRVDYILYREGDSRMSTTVSSLCFVTALAARSDHLPTALTLSVRPTSGGG